A window of the Capricornis sumatraensis isolate serow.1 chromosome 9, serow.2, whole genome shotgun sequence genome harbors these coding sequences:
- the PRKCSH gene encoding glucosidase 2 subunit beta, translating into MLLLLLLLPTCWAVEVKRPRGVSLTNHHFYDESKPFTCLDGSASIPFDQINDDYCDCKDGSDEPGTAACPNGSFHCTNTGYKALYISSRWVNDGVCDCCDGTDEYNSGIVCENTCKEKGRKERETLQQMAEVTREGFRLKKILIEDWKKAREEKQKKLIELQAGKKSLEDQVEVLRTLKEEAEKPEEAAKEQHRRLWEEQQATSKEQRERELAASAFQELDDDMDGAVSVAELQTHPELDTDGDGALSEGEAQTLLGGDTKMDAAFFYDRIWAAIRDKYRSEVLPTAYPPMPPAPDVMEPKEEQPPMPSPPTEEEDEDEEDEETEEDEDEEDEDSQGEQPKDTLAPVPAPQTASPTEEDRMPPYDEQTQAFINAAQEARNKFEEAERSLKDMEESIRNLEQEISFDFGPNGEFAYLYSQCYELTTNEYIYRLCPFKLVSQKPKLGGSPTSLGTWGSWAGPDHDKFSAMKYEQGTGCWQGPNRSTTVRLLCGKETVVTSTTEPSRCEYLMELMTPAACPEPPPEYPVEGDHDEL; encoded by the exons AtgttactactgctgctgctgctgccgacGTGTTGGGCCGTGGAGGTCAAGCGACCCCGGGGCGTCTCCCTCACCA ACCATCACTTCTACGACGAGTCAAAGCCTTTCACTTGCCTGGATGGCTCTGCCAGTATCCCCTTTGATCAGATCAATGATGACTACTGTGACTGCAAAGATGGCTCAGATGAACCAG GCACAGCTGCCTGTCCCAATGGCAGCTTCCACTGCACCAACACAGGCTACAAGGCCCTGTACATCTCCTCCAGATGGGTCAACGATGGAGTGTGTG ACTGCTGTGATGGGACCGACGAATACAACAGCGGGATCGTCTGTGAGAACACCTGCAA AGAGAAGGGCCgcaaggagagagagacactGCAGCAGATGGCAGAGGTGACCCGCGAGGGCTTCCGCCTGAAGAAGATCCTGATTGAGGACTGGAAGAAGGCCcgggaggagaagcag AAAAAGCTCATTGAGCTGCAGGCCGGAAAGAAGTCACTGGAGGACCAGGTGGAGGTGCTGCGGACCCTGAAGGAGGAAGCCGAGAAGCCAGAGGAGGCGGCCAAAGAGCAGCACCGCAGGCTGTGGGAAG AGCAGCAGGCCACCTCCAAGGAGCAGCGGGAGCGGGAGCTGGCAGCCAGCGCCTTCCAGGAGCTGGACGACGACATGGACGGCGC GGTCTCAGTGGCTGAGCTGCAGACCCACCCGGAGCTGGACACGGATGGGGACGGGGCATTATCAGAAGGGGAAGCCCAG ACCCTCCTTGGGGGAGACACGAAGATGGATGCTGCTTTCTTCTATGACCGAATCTGGGCCGCCATCAGGGACAAGTACCGGTCTGAG GTGCTGCCCACTGCATACCCACCAATGCCTCCTGCACCCGATGTGATGGAACCCAAGGAGGAGCAGCCCCCCATGCCCTCACCACCCACAGAGGAGGAGGACGAAGACGAGGAGGacgaggagacagaggaggatgaGGATGAGGAGGACGAGGATTCCCAGGGGGAGCAGCCCAAG gacacCTTAGCCCCAGTCCCAGCCCCCCAGACGGCCAGCCCCACCGAGGAGGACAGGATGCCGCCATATGATGAGCAGACGCAGGCCTTCATCAACG CCGCCCAGGAGGCCCGCAACAAGTTTGAAGAGGCCGAGCGGTCCCTGAAGGACATGGAAGAATCCATCAG GAACCTGGAACAGGAGATTTCATTTGATTTTGGCCCCAACGGCGAGTTCGCCTACCTCTACAGCCAGTGCTACGAGCTCACCACCAATGA GTACATCTACAGACTCTGCCCCTTCAAGCTTGTGTCGCAGAAACCCAAACTCGGCGGCTCCCCCACCAGCCTTGG CACCTGGGGTTCATGGGCTGGCCCCGACCACGACAAGTTCAGCGCCATGAAGTATGAGCAGGGCACAGGCTGCTGGCAGGGCCCCAATCGCTCCACCACA GTGCGCCTGCTGTGTGGGAAGGAGACAGTGGTGACCAGCACCACTGAGCCCAGCCGCTGCGAGTACCTCATGGAGCTGATGACGCCAGCTGCCTGCCCAGAGCCCCCGCCTGAATACCCTGTGGAGGGCGACCATGATGAGCTCTAG